GTTTGTTCAGGGCCTTAACAGCACCGCCCTCTGGGTGCTCGCCCACGAGTGCGGCCACCAGGCCTTCAGCCCCTATCGCTCACTGAATAACATTGTTGGTCTCGTCCTCCACTCGGCCATTCTCGTCCCGTACCACAGCTGGCGCATCAGCCATGGCAACCACCACAAGCACACAAACCACCTCACCAAGGATACCGTATTCGTGCCGCGCAAGGAGAGCAAAGTGATCGACTTTATTGACGAGACGCCGCTGGTGATGCTGTGGAATATGTTTGTGATGTTTGTTTTCGGCTGGCCCGGGTATCTGCTCTTCAACGTGGCGAGCCAGGATTACGGTCGACGCACCAACCACTTTGAGCCCTCATCGCCGCTCTTTCGCAAAGACGATGCGCACGATATTGTGATCTCTGACTTCGGCATCTTTGCCACACTCAGCGTTTTGGGCTTCTGCACCTACCAGTACGGCGCCTACAACGTCTTTTGCTGGTACGTCGTGCCCTACCTCTGGACGAACTTCTGGCTTGTGTACATCACCTACCTGCAGCACTCCGACATCCGCATCCCGCACTACAACCACGAGCACTGGACGTTTGtgcgcggcgccatcgcggcTGTGGACCGTGACTACGGCTTCATTCTGAAC
The window above is part of the Leishmania panamensis strain MHOM/PA/94/PSC-1 chromosome 33 sequence genome. Proteins encoded here:
- a CDS encoding delta-12 fatty acid desaturase (TriTrypDB/GeneDB-style sysID: LpmP.33.3400), translating into MKSVLKAGLHKDVNVLVPSAELTIKQIQDQIPPEYFERSTMRSMYYVLRDICQLLVTYLIMYRAVVPVLTRFESRVYEAACADWASWTLVSAAKLAAWNVFWFVQGLNSTALWVLAHECGHQAFSPYRSLNNIVGLVLHSAILVPYHSWRISHGNHHKHTNHLTKDTVFVPRKESKVIDFIDETPLVMLWNMFVMFVFGWPGYLLFNVASQDYGRRTNHFEPSSPLFRKDDAHDIVISDFGIFATLSVLGFCTYQYGAYNVFCWYVVPYLWTNFWLVYITYLQHSDIRIPHYNHEHWTFVRGAIAAVDRDYGFILNEWLHHINDSHVVHHLFSQMPFYHAIMVTRHHIKDILGDAYVEDSRPLLQALYKTWTECVYVVPSEGVSLFYGFNKKRA